From the Planktothrix sp. FACHB-1365 genome, the window GGAGGAACGCACCTCTGGTGTACCTGTTATCGTGCCAACGGTAAACGCAGGGTAGCCATGTGCGGAGTGGATAACCGCTGAAAGCATCTAAGTGGGAAGCCCACCTCAAGATGATTACTCTCATTGGCTTAACCAAGTAAGGTCACGGGCAGAACACCCGTTTATAGGTGTTAGGTCGAAGTCCAGCGATGGATGCAGCCGAGACACACTAACAGACCGAGGGCTTGACCTCATCTGTTTTCTTCTGATTCTCTATGCAGTCTTCAGTTTTCTGTTTTATATTAAGGTTTATCTGAATAGCTGCCCTGACTTAAATCGGGGCAGTTGTTGTTTAAAGGTTTTTTTGAGGAGATACCTTTAACCGTATGGGTTTCAAACAAGTTCTGATTTGTCAAAATCGCACCTGTCATCAACAAGGGAGTGACAAGATATTAGCGTTGTTTGAGGATGAATCTCCTCTCGATGTCCAAATTCAGGGAATAGGCTGTTTGGGACAGTGTGGCAACGGGCCCATGATAATTGTTCTACCTGATGAAGTTTGGTACAGTCACCTTGAACCGATGGATGTATCGACTATTATTCAACAGCATTTACAGGGAGGATATCCTGTGGAGGCTTTGAGAATGAAGGTGAAGAAGTGATTGAGGATTTCTCCACCTTCAGCAAAATCCTATAGGGGAGGATGTTTTAAAAAAGGAACATCGACAACTTCTCCAGCTATTTCACCCACCTTGACCTTTAAACCTACTCCACCAGCCTTGGTGCGAATATAACCTAAGCCAAAATGTTCTCCATCCGTGTTGGTATAACTGGTTAATATTCCAACTTTGGCATCCTCAATCCAAATCGGCGTTCCGGGTGAAGCGGGTGCATTTAAGTGAATCCCCCACAGTTGCTGTTTAACTCCTTTATAAGTATTGAGACGAGCAATCGTTTCTTGACCAATGTAACAGCCTTTATCAAAGGAGAGTGTTTGCCATAAACCTGCTTCCAGAGGATTGTAAGTTTCTGTTAATTCAGCCTCTGGTGCTGGACGACCTTGGCGAATGCGTAAATGTTGCCAAACGGCTTCACCCAATGGAATAGCACCCCCTTGGGTTAGGATTTGCCACACAGAGACAGCGGCAGAGGTAGGAATGATGAATGTATAGCCAAGGGTTGTTAAACCACTACCAACACTAATACGGACAGTTGAACCAGCAATTTCAAATAATTGATGGCAACCGAATGGCTGTTGTTGTAGATTTGTTACACCTAACTTCTGGAGAACACTGGGACTATCTGGCCCTAGGAGACTAAAAACGGTATAATGGCTACTGATATCCTGCAATTGTACTTGATCCATTGGGAAAATGAATCGATCTAACCACTCCATTAACTGCTGACGACGGTTGGGTGAAATTAACAACAGAATTGCATCTTCTGTGATGAATACTGTAGCTAAGTCAATGGTTCTAGCCGTTGAAGTTACAAATACCGTATCACAACCTTCTCCCGGTTTGAGAGTTTGAATAGAATTGGTACTTTGATTATGTAAAAATCGCAGTCGGTCTTCCCCGGAAATTTTTAACAGTCCCCAGTGAGATCGATCATATAAAGCAACACCTTGTTGGGTCGCATTGATCGCTTCGGTGTCATTTCCAAAGCTCATCGGAATGACCTCCTGTAGGCTAGAGGTTTCCAAAATAGCACCAGTCTTGGCTTGTAAATTTTGTAATTCTGAAATCATTGTTGGAGTTGGAAGATTAAAATTTTTTCAACATTGATGAGTATAGAAAATTAAGCGCAAAAATGGGTTGCTTCAGGGCGTAAGACGCGCAAATAAATCTTCAATAATCTGACGGGTTTTATCTTCGAGCTTCTGCCAATCAACGTCCCCTGTTTCTTGATCAATTAAGGTTGTGTCAATTTCAACCTCAAGACTTTCTTGAGCAGCATGGGTAGGACGATAGTTTTGAAAACAGATTTGATAACACAATTCCCAAATATCTATGCTGACTTTTTGACCATTATGTTCTAAGTCTAGCCGATATCCAGGGAATGGGTCTTGAATTTCCTGGTAAGTTCCTGTCCAAATCGATTCGTCTAATTGTTTACGGATATTGTCGAGGAGACGAATAAAAGCAGGTTGCATCAGAAGTTCAGCTTGTTGCCAAGCCATTGGATCTTTAATTTTAGGTCTCATGGATTTCAATTTTATAGGGATTTTTTCATTGTCTCAGTTCAGGTTGAAACTGCCAAATCTTGTTTAAATTAGACAGGGCAAACTAAACAATTAAGGGTTCTAAATTGTTACAATACTTAAAAAAGTTATGCTCAGTTTGATTAACCGATAAACGCTTCTATTTTACAGGAAACCTCTCAAAAGGAAGATGTAATTTGCCTCTGAAGTGAGTAAAAATTAGCAGGATAGGTGAAACCTTAGGGAAGTAAAGTTTAATGCTGAAGTTAAAGGATGAAGAAATAATCAATTAAAAACATTAGGGTTGGCTTCAAAATTTCTTCATTGTTTGCCTCTAGCCTTAAACTCAAACTCGAAGTTTCTTCAATTTTGAATCGACTGTTCATCGTAACTGAGAATGAACAAATTAAAATAAACAAATGGAAAATTTTGATAAAAAATCGATCTAATACAATCCAGATTTCTGCGAAAGCACGGAATTAGTTTAATTACAAAAACCCTGTTTTAAAACATTTTAGTTTATCAACTTTATCTGTAATGTTGAGTTCTTTTCGTTTGATTTTTTGATAGGAGAATAATAACCATGAATGACTGTCCCTGTTGCTCTTCTTCCATGCTCCGTCATATTGACCATAACCGAGTGTATTGGTATTGTTCTTATTGTCATCAAGAAATGCCTAATTTTGCCTTGGAGATTGCTCAGAATAAACAGAACTCTTCTGCTCGTCATGCTTTTAACCCCTTAAAAACTCGGAATCAGCGTTTGACGAAACTGGCGTTAAGTTAAATTATCACAACAGTTATTTTTTTTCAAGCTTGAGGTTCTTGGTTTGGGGTTTTACGAGTGAGTTAATCGCACTTGTTGAACCGCAGCTAACTGCATAAGTATCGGACTCATCCTTATTGTCAGGTGTGAAGCTCTAGGGATGAGTCCAGTTACTAATCTGCTATATTCAGAACTACTGAGATATTTTGTGGTGTAGATAACCTTCTACCCTACTGGGTGAAATATTCCGGGTAGGGTTTTAAAATCGATCAAAAACTTTTCTGTAGGGTAAAAATTACTGAATAAACTATCAATTTGATATAATGTTAGAACTGTCTGCCCTGGGACTATTACAGCGAGAACCCTTACATGGCTACCGACTGAAACAGCGACTAGAGTTGTTTCTCAGTAGTTGTATGAGTGTGAACTATGGAGCAATTTACCCCTTGCTCAAACGTTTAGAAGAACGAGACCACATTCAGGTATTACTGGAAGAGTCTGGGGATGCCGGAGCTAGTCGCAGAATTTATGCGATTACTCCTAACGGGTGTATTCGCTGGCGGGAGAAGATGTTAGAACAACCTCAAGAAAGCTGGGTTAAAAGTCGCGCTCGATTTTTAGTCAAATATTTCTTTTTTGGGGATTTAGAATCTTCAGAACGAGTACAATTAATTGAAAATCGCTTAAGAGTTTGTCATCAACGAAAAGCTTATTTAGAGACTCAAGAAATGGGGAATTTGGTGACGGACTCTTTCCAATCTGCAACTTGGGAACGTGCAAAATTCATGTTGGTATCAGAAATGGAGTGGTTATATGAATGTTTGGAAAAAGAAAATTTACCTCATTCCTCCTCTATCTCAAGAAAGATGTTGGGTGAGCTTAACATATTGTAACGTCTAGTCAAATACTAGATTGATCTGTTTTTTTCATCATTCTGCTCCGTAAAAACGACCTCAAATTTAGCTGAACAATGTCTTATTCTAAATCCCCGAAATCAACGACAAAAGAGCAGGAGCAAGACTGGGCTGGACAGGATAATCCTCCAATCCGAACTGACCTTAACCCTCAATCTTTACCTCCTACAACTGTCCCAGAATCGGCGGTTGTAAAAACAGGATGGTTATCCATTACTCTAGTTACATTAATAGCATTAGGTCTGGGTTTTGTCGGTGGACAATGGTGGCAAGCCAACCCAAACAAGCCGGAAAACTTAACAACAGACCAACCGAGACAGCCTAGAGGAAATGGGGTGAGAATTTCTGGGGTAGAAACTGCCAATCTTGAAGAAACTTCTGAATTTGTAGGGACATTAGAAGCAAAACGGGCGGTAGATATTAAACCGGAAATTGAAGGTCGAATTACTCAAATATTAGTAGAATCCGGGCAGATGATTCAACAGGGAGAAGCGATCGCCCGATTAAAAAGTGATAATGTAGAAGCGAGTTTAACCCAATCGAAAGCAAATTTAGTTCGCGCTCAAGCTCGTTTAGCTGAACTACAAGCTGGAAGTCGCCCAGAAGAAATTGCCCAGGGACGGGCAAAATTAGCTGAAGCTAAAGCCAGATTAGCCGATGCGGAGTCGGGGAGTATTTTAGCAGAAATTAATGAAGCTGTAGCTCAAATAGATTCGATTCGAGTCGAAGCTCAATTAGCAGAAAATCGAGTTAATCGTTTTGAAGAATTAAGCCGTTCTGGGGCAATTTCTCAGGATGAATTTGATGCGCTTGTGTCCCAAAACACCAGCGCTGAAGCAAATTTACAAGTCGCCCAACGTCGTTTAGAACAATTACAAAAAAATCGACAATCAGAAATTAATTTACGTCGGGCGGTTGTAGAACAGGAACAACAAGCGTTAAGACAGTTAGAAAACGGAACTCGGATTCAAGAAATTCAACAGGCGGAAGCACAAGTTGCAGAAGCCGCAGCACAAGTTCGCAGTATTGAAGTTCAGTTGCAAGAAACAGCCGTTTTAGCACCCTTTACTGGAATAGTTGGGGATGTGGATATTAAAGTAGGAGATTATGTGGATAAAGGGGATATCCTCACCCGTTTGACAGCCAATGATCAGTTAGAATTACGATTAGCTATTCCTTTAGAGCGTAAAGCAGATTTAAAATTAGGATTACCGATGCAAATGGTTGATGCTCAAGGAAAAGTATTAGGAACAGGACGGATTAGTTTTATTTCCCCATCCGTTAATCAAGACTCTCAAACGATTTTAGCAAAAGCGACGTTTGATAATGGTCAAAACTTATTTAAAGATGGTCAATTTGTGCGGGCTGAAGTTGTTTGGAAACAAAAACTAAATGCAGTTGTTGTACCGATGACAGCCGTTAAATTTCAAGGTGATCAACGCTTTGTCTTTTTAGCGGAAGGACAGGAAAAATTAACCGCAAAACGACAACCTGTTAAATTAGGTTTAATTCAAGGCGATCAAGCTGAAATTTTAGAAGGACTTCAACCAGGACAAAAACTTATTGTTTCCGGTACACAAAAATTATCTGATGGCGCAGCAATTAATATTTTATCTCCTAATTCTGCACCCAATTCTACAGGTCAACGTTAAAAAGTAGTAATCACTGATAACTGATAACTGATAACTGATAACTGATATTATGTTTACTAATTTTTTTATTAAAAGACCTGTTTTTGCTTCGGTTTGTTCGTTGTTGATTATTATTTTAGGAATCGTGGGTTATACTCGCCTTCCCGTGCAGGAATATCCTAAAATTGATCCGCCCATTGTTACCGTGACAACGAGCTATCCGGGGGCGAGTCCCCAGGTTGTTGAAACCGAAGTTACGGAAATTTTAGAAGCCCAAATTAACGGGATTGCGGGAATTAAAACATTAACCTCAAGTAGTCGAGAAGGAAGCAGTTCGATTTCGGTTCAATTTGAATTAGATCGAGATTTAGAAGTAGCCGCCCAAGAAGTTAGAACTCGCGTAGCCAGAGCCGCAAGAAGATTACCGGATGAAGTCGATGAACCTGTTGTAGAAAAGCGTTCTGGAGATGATGAAAGAATTTTATGGATTGCATTATTTTCTGACAATTTATCTCCTTTAGAATTAAGCACTTATGCCGATATTTATATTAAAAATACCTTAGAAACCGTTGATGGTGTTAATAGTGTTTTTATTGCGGGAGAACGCCGTTATGCCATGCGATTATGGTTAGATCCGGTTAAAATGGCAGCCCGTCAAATTACCGCCTTAGATGTTGAACAAGCCTTAAGAAGACAAAACGTTGAAATTCCCAGTGGTCGAATTGAAGGAAAAGAAACAGAATACCCCGTCCGCACCTTGGGAAGATTACAAACCTCCCAAGATTATGAAGACTTAATTATTAAACGTAATGACAATGGAGCGCAAATTAGAATTCGAGATATTGGACGGGCAGAAATTGGGGCACAAGATGATCGAGTCATTGCCCGTTTTAAAGGAACTCCTGCGGTTTCATTAGGAATTAGTAAACTTTCAGATGCTAATTTACTTGAAGTTGCCAATGGCATTAAAGCGAAATTAACAGAATTAGAAAAAAGTTTTCCCGAAGGACTCAGCTATCAAGTTGCTGTGGATTATTCCGAGTTTGTAAAACTTGCGATTGAAGAAGTTTGGATTAGTTTGTTAATTTCGATTGGATTAGTGGTCTTAATTATCTTTTTATTCTTAAGAAATTGGAGAGCAACTTTAATTCCAGCGATTACCATTCCCATTTCTTTAATTGGTGCATTTAGTGTCATGTTTTTCCTGGGATTTTCCATTAATACCTTAACCCTATTTGCCTTAACCTTAGCAACGGGTTTAGTCGTGGATGATACGATTGTGGTCTTAGAAAATATCATCCGTTATATGGAAGAAAAACGGCTAGAACCTTTTCCTGCAACCTTTGCAGCCGTTGGAGAAGTGGTGTTTGCCGTGATTGCAACCACAGTGGTTTTAGTTGCGGTATTTGTTCCCGTTGCCTTTGCAGGTGGAACCAGTGGACGATTATTTAATGAATTTGCTTTAACTTTAGCAGCTTCTGTTGTTTTTTCAAGTATTGTTGCCTTAACCTTAGCTCCTCCCCTTTCTGCCCGTTTATTACGTCATGAAACCCAGCCAAAGGGATTGATGAAACTCCTAGCTTTACCCTTGGATTTATTTGAATGGGTTTTGAATAAAATTACTAGCATTTATGCTTGGACTCTCCGAATATTAATGGGATTGAAACCCATTTTAATTTTAGGATTTATTGCCTCTTTAGGCTTAACAGTTTGGTTATTCTTACAATTACCTCAAGGGTTTTTACCCACTGAAGATCGAGGTCGAATTTTTACTCCGATTACGGCTCCCGAAGGGGTCAGTTTAAACTATACAAATCGCGTAGTACAGCAGGTTGAAAAAATCTTCAGCCAAGTGCCAGAAGTTGAAAGTTATTTTGCCATTGCTGGTTCTAGCCGAGGGGCAGCCCAAGCCAATACAGGATTTTCTTTTGCCCGTTTAATTCCTTGGTCTGAACGAACAAAACCAGAACAATCTCAACAATCTCTGGTTAAGCAATTATTAGGTAAATTTTCAACAATTACGGATGCTTTAGTATTCCCCACTAATCCAGGAGGATTACCTGGAGGAGGTCAAGGTCAACCGATACAATTTGTTTTACAAGGCAATGATTTAGAACAATTAGCCCAAGTTTCTCAAGACTTTGTAATTCGGGCGCGAGATTTACCGGAATTAGTCAATATTGACACCAATTTAAAACTTAATAAACCGGAATTAACCCTAACGGTTGATCGTTCCCAAGCCGGAAATTTAGGGGTTTCGGTACAGGATATAGCTCGAACCTTACAAATTTTAGTTGGAGGTCAAGAAATTACGAATTTTAATCAAGGAAATCAACGTTATGAAGTCGTAGTTCGAGCCGATGAAAAGTATCGAGCCAATCCTGAAGATTTAAAGGAATTATATGTGCGTTCCCAACAGGGAGAAATGATTGCCTTGAGTAATTTAGTCACGATTTCAACAGCCACAACACCGCCTCAAATTAGCCACTTTAATCGCTTTCGTTCTGCAACTTTAGAAGGCAGTCCTGCACCCGGAGTGAGTTTAGGAGTCGCGTTAAAGGCATTGGAAAATCTAGCCCAAGAAATTTTACCGCCTGAAATGCGAACCTCTTACTCTGGAGAATCTTTAGAATTTCGAGAAGCGGGTGATGCTACTAACTTTATTTTTGCTCTCGCCTTAATCTTTATTTTCCTCACTTTAGCCGCCCAATTTGAAAGTTATATTGACCCCATTATTATTTTATTAGCCGTTCCTTTGTCGTTATTAGGAGCATTTGGAGCCTTATGGATTGCCCAATTAGACTTAAATGCTTATAGTCGGATTGGGTTAATTATGTTGATTGGATTAGCCACTAAAAACTCAATTTTAATTGTAGAATTTGCCAACCAACTCCGAGAACAGGGCTTATCTATTCAACAAGCTGCCTTAGAAGCTTGTCGGTTACGATTTCGACCGATTATGATGACAGCTTTATCGACCATTTTAGGGGTTTTACCTTTGGCGTTTGCGACAGGGGCAGGGGCGGGGAGCCGAGTCGCAATTGGAATGGCTGTGATGGGGGGAATGTTTGTCTCAACGTTTCTGAGTTTATATATTATTCCGGTTTTTTATGTCATTGCCACAAGTCTACAATCCCGCTTGATGGGGCATAATTCTCACTCCCAAGATTGGGAAAATGTCGCCCTGAATACAGACAGGGGATCTTATTCTAATGGAAATGGGAGTAGCAATGGAAACGGTAAGGTTCAGTCTGTTATCTATTCTGGGGATCACTCAACAAAATCTTCACACAGTTCGGATAAAACCCGAAATTTATAAAGGAATTGTGTTGATGATTCTGACAACTTTTCCCTTGTTGCAACTGGGTTAATAAGTGTATAATATCGTTAACATAACTTAATTCATAAATTGTTAAGTTATGATGATTTGATAACATCACAAGATTAATCATTGCCATCAGGGTTGCATAGAACCATCAGGACAAATCTATCTAAAGTCATAGATGACGTTTCTGATTTCTAATTGGGCTTGGGGCTCTTTCCCTTTCCCTCTCCGTCTCCCTTACCCTTAACTGAAAAGTTAAGAAATTTGAAAACAGTCCTTTAAAACCTCACTTTAATAAAATACCATGCAAACAGTACACTTGCCTGTAGATTCCATTAAGACTGAAATTTTATGTAGTTATAAAAACCCCACCAGACAGGTGCAAATTCTTCGTTTGCAAAGTACCATTCGGGGTTATTTTGAACGGGTTGTTTTTCCGGGAGAATATTGCTTATTTGTGGGCGAATCTCACACAGATTTGGAAGTTTATTCCAGTGGAGATCCGACCCGAATTGAACTCGAAAAAATCCCTTGTGATTCTTTAAAAGTTGAAGAAACTGAATAACGTTCTAACTTCGTAGTGAGGCGTTTACCCCTCAATATCTGACTCAAAGATAAAGATACGTGAACACCTCACTACGGGGGAAAAGGGGTTAATGATTATAAAACTTGGTATTTTGATCGAGCAAATTGATATAATTTCCTCCAGATTAAACGGTTTGTTAAGACGACTAATAACGAGAGTTTATAAATCCTAGCGGCTTCCAATAATTCTGAACGAGAATTTTTAGGTACAATATCATATAAACTTGTATTTTTTTGGAATAATGCTGACTGCGGGAACTCTGCTTAACCGTCGGTTTCGACTCAAACGCCAACTCAATGAAAATCCTGTTCGCCAAACTTGGTTAGCAGATGACTTAATGCTGAAGGATAAAGTTGTTGTTAAATTATTGGCGTTGGGAGGTTCAATGCAATGGGAAGATTTAAAATTATTAGAACGGGAAGCCCAAATTTTAAAACAATTAAATCATCCGCGTTTAGTTAAATATCGAGATTATTTTTCCCTGGATGAGCAGAATGTCTGGTTTACCTTAGTCACTGAATATATTCCTGGTTCTTCCTTAAAACAAAAATTAGAAGAAAATCATCGTTTTACCCAACAACAACTCTACTGGATAGCTTTTGAAGTCTTAGAAATTCTGAATTATTTGCATCAACTCCATCCTCCTGTATTGCATCGAGATCTTAAACCGAGTAATTTAATTTGGGGAGAAGATCATCATATTTATTTAATTGATTTAGGCGCGGTTCAACTTCAACCTAGAACTCCAGGGTCAACCTTTACCGTTGTCGGAACTTTTGGTTATACTCCCATTGAACAATTTGGAGGTTTAGCGGTTCCCGCTTCCGATTTATATGCGTTAGGAGCCACATTAATTCATCTGTTAACCGGAATTCCGCCAGCCGAATTACCCCAGGAAAACTTTAAAATGAAGTTTAACGCGGACATTCTAGATCCCGCCTTTAAGAACTGGTTAGAAACCTTAATAGAACCCGCCGTCAACTCTCGGTTTTCCTCAACTCAAGGAGCTTTATATGCTTTAAATTATAAACCTAAATTTCCTTCAAAAACCACCTCTGAACCTTCTATCCAGTTATCTCAATCTTCTAAGGAGTTTAACGTTAATATTCCCTCCCGGTTTTCATTACAATATATTTCTCCAGTTCAGAAAATTTTAGGCAATCCGATTCAAAGTGTTAAAAAAAGGTTACAATTAATTCCGGGATCTATGCCTATTAAAATATTAGGATTAAGTGCGATCGCTGCTTTAAT encodes:
- a CDS encoding ferredoxin — its product is MGFKQVLICQNRTCHQQGSDKILALFEDESPLDVQIQGIGCLGQCGNGPMIIVLPDEVWYSHLEPMDVSTIIQQHLQGGYPVEALRMKVKK
- a CDS encoding folate-binding protein YgfZ; translation: MISELQNLQAKTGAILETSSLQEVIPMSFGNDTEAINATQQGVALYDRSHWGLLKISGEDRLRFLHNQSTNSIQTLKPGEGCDTVFVTSTARTIDLATVFITEDAILLLISPNRRQQLMEWLDRFIFPMDQVQLQDISSHYTVFSLLGPDSPSVLQKLGVTNLQQQPFGCHQLFEIAGSTVRISVGSGLTTLGYTFIIPTSAAVSVWQILTQGGAIPLGEAVWQHLRIRQGRPAPEAELTETYNPLEAGLWQTLSFDKGCYIGQETIARLNTYKGVKQQLWGIHLNAPASPGTPIWIEDAKVGILTSYTNTDGEHFGLGYIRTKAGGVGLKVKVGEIAGEVVDVPFLKHPPL
- a CDS encoding PadR family transcriptional regulator; the protein is MLELSALGLLQREPLHGYRLKQRLELFLSSCMSVNYGAIYPLLKRLEERDHIQVLLEESGDAGASRRIYAITPNGCIRWREKMLEQPQESWVKSRARFLVKYFFFGDLESSERVQLIENRLRVCHQRKAYLETQEMGNLVTDSFQSATWERAKFMLVSEMEWLYECLEKENLPHSSSISRKMLGELNIL
- a CDS encoding efflux RND transporter periplasmic adaptor subunit gives rise to the protein MSYSKSPKSTTKEQEQDWAGQDNPPIRTDLNPQSLPPTTVPESAVVKTGWLSITLVTLIALGLGFVGGQWWQANPNKPENLTTDQPRQPRGNGVRISGVETANLEETSEFVGTLEAKRAVDIKPEIEGRITQILVESGQMIQQGEAIARLKSDNVEASLTQSKANLVRAQARLAELQAGSRPEEIAQGRAKLAEAKARLADAESGSILAEINEAVAQIDSIRVEAQLAENRVNRFEELSRSGAISQDEFDALVSQNTSAEANLQVAQRRLEQLQKNRQSEINLRRAVVEQEQQALRQLENGTRIQEIQQAEAQVAEAAAQVRSIEVQLQETAVLAPFTGIVGDVDIKVGDYVDKGDILTRLTANDQLELRLAIPLERKADLKLGLPMQMVDAQGKVLGTGRISFISPSVNQDSQTILAKATFDNGQNLFKDGQFVRAEVVWKQKLNAVVVPMTAVKFQGDQRFVFLAEGQEKLTAKRQPVKLGLIQGDQAEILEGLQPGQKLIVSGTQKLSDGAAINILSPNSAPNSTGQR
- a CDS encoding efflux RND transporter permease subunit, which encodes MFTNFFIKRPVFASVCSLLIIILGIVGYTRLPVQEYPKIDPPIVTVTTSYPGASPQVVETEVTEILEAQINGIAGIKTLTSSSREGSSSISVQFELDRDLEVAAQEVRTRVARAARRLPDEVDEPVVEKRSGDDERILWIALFSDNLSPLELSTYADIYIKNTLETVDGVNSVFIAGERRYAMRLWLDPVKMAARQITALDVEQALRRQNVEIPSGRIEGKETEYPVRTLGRLQTSQDYEDLIIKRNDNGAQIRIRDIGRAEIGAQDDRVIARFKGTPAVSLGISKLSDANLLEVANGIKAKLTELEKSFPEGLSYQVAVDYSEFVKLAIEEVWISLLISIGLVVLIIFLFLRNWRATLIPAITIPISLIGAFSVMFFLGFSINTLTLFALTLATGLVVDDTIVVLENIIRYMEEKRLEPFPATFAAVGEVVFAVIATTVVLVAVFVPVAFAGGTSGRLFNEFALTLAASVVFSSIVALTLAPPLSARLLRHETQPKGLMKLLALPLDLFEWVLNKITSIYAWTLRILMGLKPILILGFIASLGLTVWLFLQLPQGFLPTEDRGRIFTPITAPEGVSLNYTNRVVQQVEKIFSQVPEVESYFAIAGSSRGAAQANTGFSFARLIPWSERTKPEQSQQSLVKQLLGKFSTITDALVFPTNPGGLPGGGQGQPIQFVLQGNDLEQLAQVSQDFVIRARDLPELVNIDTNLKLNKPELTLTVDRSQAGNLGVSVQDIARTLQILVGGQEITNFNQGNQRYEVVVRADEKYRANPEDLKELYVRSQQGEMIALSNLVTISTATTPPQISHFNRFRSATLEGSPAPGVSLGVALKALENLAQEILPPEMRTSYSGESLEFREAGDATNFIFALALIFIFLTLAAQFESYIDPIIILLAVPLSLLGAFGALWIAQLDLNAYSRIGLIMLIGLATKNSILIVEFANQLREQGLSIQQAALEACRLRFRPIMMTALSTILGVLPLAFATGAGAGSRVAIGMAVMGGMFVSTFLSLYIIPVFYVIATSLQSRLMGHNSHSQDWENVALNTDRGSYSNGNGSSNGNGKVQSVIYSGDHSTKSSHSSDKTRNL
- a CDS encoding DUF1830 domain-containing protein, whose translation is MQTVHLPVDSIKTEILCSYKNPTRQVQILRLQSTIRGYFERVVFPGEYCLFVGESHTDLEVYSSGDPTRIELEKIPCDSLKVEETE
- a CDS encoding serine/threonine-protein kinase, with the protein product MLTAGTLLNRRFRLKRQLNENPVRQTWLADDLMLKDKVVVKLLALGGSMQWEDLKLLEREAQILKQLNHPRLVKYRDYFSLDEQNVWFTLVTEYIPGSSLKQKLEENHRFTQQQLYWIAFEVLEILNYLHQLHPPVLHRDLKPSNLIWGEDHHIYLIDLGAVQLQPRTPGSTFTVVGTFGYTPIEQFGGLAVPASDLYALGATLIHLLTGIPPAELPQENFKMKFNADILDPAFKNWLETLIEPAVNSRFSSTQGALYALNYKPKFPSKTTSEPSIQLSQSSKEFNVNIPSRFSLQYISPVQKILGNPIQSVKKRLQLIPGSMPIKILGLSAIAALITYPLYRVIEPSIFTEINSSLIILFYLTLLGIPVTVGLLIYKAFLDYKPFEKVQLNFKNKKFNIFWFSYFPIHKQGDISQIQQINLIRTTDDKGNYYPSLEIVTQEPNIFFLSRRKTYRFGHQLPEEELNWLKQELQKWLASQSNLH